Proteins from a genomic interval of Clostridium cochlearium:
- a CDS encoding MazG-like family protein, with protein MKKEGLNIMRNIQIIENLKAELICIIGDFYKLLTKGSNVAQEALLDCISGAITILYILADRLGYSHTAVDENIKKKLKMGIIENDEVEIEGKDLSRLYTHLKERQ; from the coding sequence ATGAAAAAAGAAGGATTAAATATAATGAGAAATATTCAAATTATAGAAAATTTAAAAGCTGAACTAATTTGTATAATAGGTGATTTTTATAAGTTATTAACAAAAGGCAGCAATGTTGCACAGGAGGCTTTATTGGATTGTATATCTGGAGCAATAACTATACTCTATATATTAGCAGATAGATTAGGATATTCTCATACTGCAGTAGATGAAAATATTAAGAAAAAATTAAAAATGGGAATAATAGAAAATGATGAAGTAGAAATTGAAGGTAAAGATTTAAGTAGATTATACACTCATTTAAAAGAAAGACAATAG
- a CDS encoding DUF951 domain-containing protein, which produces MNKIFDLGDIVEMKKGHPCGSKNWKIIRMGADIKIKCCGCERIIMLPRSKFEKSMKKVIKNEEDK; this is translated from the coding sequence ATGAATAAAATTTTTGATTTAGGGGATATAGTAGAAATGAAGAAAGGACATCCTTGTGGTAGTAAAAATTGGAAGATAATAAGAATGGGAGCAGATATAAAGATAAAATGTTGTGGATGTGAAAGAATTATAATGCTTCCGAGAAGTAAATTTGAAAAATCAATGAAAAAAGTTATAAAAAATGAAGAAGATAAATAA
- a CDS encoding single-stranded DNA-binding protein: protein MNRVVLIGRLTKDPELKFTPGTGTAVTTFILAVDRRFSKDGKNEADFIPIVVWGKQAESTANYMSKGKLIGVAGRIQTRSYEAKDGTRRYVTEVVADEVQFLEWGNKQSSSSQGFNDFEPDPLNYNNEDNYNDDITPVDEGEVPF from the coding sequence ATGAATCGTGTAGTCTTAATTGGAAGGCTTACTAAAGATCCTGAGTTGAAGTTTACTCCAGGAACAGGAACTGCTGTAACCACTTTTATTTTAGCTGTAGACAGAAGATTTTCTAAAGATGGAAAAAACGAGGCTGACTTTATTCCTATAGTAGTATGGGGAAAGCAAGCAGAATCAACAGCTAATTATATGAGTAAAGGTAAACTTATTGGAGTTGCTGGAAGAATTCAAACTAGAAGCTATGAGGCTAAAGATGGTACTAGAAGATATGTTACAGAAGTTGTAGCAGATGAAGTTCAATTCCTAGAATGGGGAAATAAGCAGTCATCATCTTCTCAAGGCTTTAATGATTTTGAACCAGATCCGTTAAATTATAATAATGAAGATAATTACAATGATGATATAACTCCTGTGGACGAAGGAGAAGTTCCATTTTAA
- the rpsR gene encoding 30S ribosomal protein S18, which translates to MSKEGARDNNSRRNSGRVRRSKKKVCVFCADKVDTIDYKDINKLRKYVTERGKILPRRISGNCAKHQRKLTIAIKKARNIALLPYTTE; encoded by the coding sequence ATGAGTAAAGAAGGAGCAAGAGATAATAACTCTAGAAGAAATTCTGGTAGAGTTAGAAGATCTAAGAAAAAAGTTTGTGTTTTCTGTGCAGATAAAGTTGATACAATCGACTATAAAGATATAAATAAATTAAGAAAATATGTAACTGAAAGAGGAAAAATTCTTCCAAGAAGAATTTCTGGTAACTGTGCAAAACATCAAAGAAAGCTTACTATAGCTATTAAAAAAGCTAGAAATATAGCTTTATTACCATATACAACAGAATAA
- the rpsF gene encoding 30S ribosomal protein S6 produces the protein MRKYETIFILHPSLDEEAVKENVEKFKGIIENGGGTIENVDLWGKRKLAYEIEKVTEGYYTLVNFTADTDLPKELDRIFRINDSVIRHIIVKEN, from the coding sequence ATGAGAAAATATGAAACAATATTCATATTACATCCATCATTAGATGAAGAAGCTGTTAAAGAAAATGTTGAAAAATTTAAAGGTATCATCGAAAATGGTGGAGGAACTATAGAAAACGTTGATTTATGGGGTAAAAGAAAACTTGCTTATGAAATAGAAAAAGTTACTGAAGGATATTACACACTAGTAAATTTCACAGCAGATACAGATTTACCTAAAGAATTAGATAGAATATTTAGAATAAACGATTCAGTAATAAGACATATAATAGTAAAGGAAAACTAA